One window of the Parasphingopyxis algicola genome contains the following:
- a CDS encoding isopenicillin N synthase family dioxygenase, producing MPDKIASVSLRHADSDPAGFAEEIGSSFETYGFAIVADHGVTAELIEQAWAKTSEFFALPEAVKRKYYIEGGGGARGYTPFGTEVAKDATEHDLKEFWHVGRSLPEGHRFADLMAPNIWPDEIEGFRETFTTLYGALESSGLRILTAIATYLGLSPDFFDDTVEDGNSVMRLIHYPPVPDDAPGVRAAAHEDINTITLLLGAEEAGLELLDANGDWLPVKPGEGELAVNIGDMLQRLTNHVLPSTTHRVVNPPPERRGQSRYSMPFFLHFRPDYLIETLPSCISEDRPNRYPEPISAHDYLLERLREINLV from the coding sequence GTGCCCGACAAAATTGCCTCCGTGTCCCTCCGCCATGCGGACAGTGACCCGGCCGGATTCGCCGAGGAGATCGGCAGTTCGTTCGAGACCTACGGTTTCGCGATCGTCGCCGATCACGGCGTGACCGCGGAGCTGATCGAGCAAGCCTGGGCCAAGACGTCGGAATTCTTCGCCCTGCCCGAGGCCGTGAAGCGCAAATATTATATCGAGGGCGGCGGCGGTGCGCGCGGTTACACGCCGTTCGGGACCGAGGTCGCCAAGGATGCGACCGAGCACGACCTTAAGGAGTTCTGGCATGTCGGCCGCTCGCTGCCCGAGGGGCATCGCTTCGCCGATCTGATGGCGCCCAATATCTGGCCGGACGAAATCGAAGGGTTCCGCGAAACCTTCACGACGTTGTACGGCGCGCTGGAAAGTTCGGGGCTGCGCATCCTCACCGCGATCGCGACCTATCTCGGCCTGTCGCCCGATTTCTTCGACGATACGGTCGAGGACGGTAACTCGGTCATGCGCCTGATTCACTATCCGCCGGTGCCCGATGACGCGCCGGGCGTGCGCGCGGCGGCGCATGAGGATATCAACACGATCACGCTGCTTCTGGGCGCGGAAGAGGCGGGGCTCGAACTGCTCGATGCGAACGGCGACTGGCTGCCGGTGAAGCCGGGCGAAGGGGAACTCGCCGTCAATATCGGCGACATGCTCCAGCGGCTGACCAACCATGTCCTGCCATCGACCACCCACCGGGTCGTCAATCCGCCGCCCGAGCGGCGCGGCCAGTCGCGCTATTCGATGCCCTTCTTCCTCCATTTCCGGCCCGACTATCTGATCGAGACCCTGCCGAGCTGCATCTCGGAGGATCGCCCGAACCGGTATCCCGAACCGATATCGGCGCATGACTATCTGCTGGAGCGGCTCCGCGAGATCAATCTGGTCTAG
- a CDS encoding serine hydrolase domain-containing protein: protein MKGWRLCGSIGLLSLLLSGPAPAQDDAGADPLLEQRLGSFLAGGYEPLTTPVGWYSPTAQVAGADYPDIRQVAETDALDADAVAAVAAHAERIGSSALLVSHGGALVHESYWRDSGRDTYFNPQSMSKTVLALLVGIAVDEGHIGSVDDPVGRYIAEWAEDPRGAITIRNLLHMSGGLEQLGGDYGYAVVPENPAVAQHFGSDFVGPILGLAQADPPGARWDYNNNETNLLGVLIARATGRRYADYLSEKLWRPLGLADASLYLDREGGTPMVSCCILSRPIDWLRVGELIAGRGAFGGARLVPASWIGEMLAPAPTRPGYGYQIWLGDQRIGGEPDARPGLVPWQSEPFAADDLIFLHGHGAQRVWIIPSRDLVIVRAGRSWPTEWDEAAIPNALIRALDDRDGGQ, encoded by the coding sequence ATGAAGGGATGGCGGCTGTGCGGAAGCATCGGGCTGCTGTCCCTTCTCCTTTCCGGTCCCGCCCCTGCGCAGGACGATGCCGGGGCCGATCCGCTGCTCGAACAGAGGCTCGGCAGTTTTCTGGCGGGCGGCTACGAACCGCTCACCACGCCGGTCGGCTGGTACAGCCCGACCGCGCAGGTCGCTGGCGCCGACTATCCCGATATCCGGCAGGTCGCCGAAACCGATGCGCTGGACGCCGATGCGGTTGCGGCGGTCGCCGCGCATGCCGAGCGGATCGGCAGTTCGGCGCTGCTGGTCTCGCATGGCGGCGCGCTCGTCCATGAAAGCTATTGGCGGGACAGCGGGCGCGACACCTATTTCAACCCGCAATCCATGTCGAAGACCGTGCTCGCGCTGCTGGTCGGGATCGCCGTCGACGAAGGCCATATCGGCAGCGTCGACGATCCCGTCGGCCGCTATATCGCCGAATGGGCGGAGGACCCGCGCGGCGCGATCACGATCCGCAACCTGCTGCACATGTCCGGCGGGCTGGAACAGCTCGGCGGCGATTACGGCTATGCCGTGGTGCCCGAAAACCCGGCCGTCGCCCAGCATTTCGGCAGCGATTTCGTCGGGCCGATTTTGGGGCTCGCCCAGGCCGATCCACCCGGCGCGCGCTGGGATTACAACAATAACGAAACCAACCTGCTCGGCGTCCTCATCGCACGCGCGACGGGCCGGCGCTATGCGGACTATCTGTCTGAGAAATTGTGGCGGCCGCTGGGCCTGGCCGATGCGTCCCTGTATCTCGACCGCGAGGGCGGGACACCGATGGTCAGCTGTTGCATCCTGTCGCGGCCGATCGACTGGCTCCGGGTCGGCGAGCTGATCGCCGGCCGCGGAGCGTTCGGGGGCGCGCGGCTCGTTCCCGCCTCCTGGATCGGCGAAATGCTCGCGCCCGCGCCGACGCGGCCCGGCTATGGCTATCAGATTTGGCTCGGCGATCAGCGGATCGGCGGCGAACCCGATGCGCGGCCCGGCCTTGTCCCCTGGCAGAGCGAGCCGTTCGCGGCAGACGACCTGATCTTCCTGCACGGCCATGGCGCCCAGCGCGTCTGGATCATCCCGTCCCGCGATCTGGTGATCGTGCGGGCGGGCCGCAGCTGGCCGACCGAATGGGACGAAGCCGCGATCCCCAATGCCCTGATCCGCGCGCTGGACGACCGGGACGGCGGGCAATGA
- a CDS encoding TIGR00730 family Rossman fold protein yields MRRLAVYCGSNAGVEPRFAEAAKALGREMAARDIGLVYGGGRLGLMGMVADAVLEAHGEAHGVIPEALVDLEVAHQGLTELHIVTSMHERKAKMTDLCDGFVALPGGIGTLDELFEAWSWNALGYHAKPFLLLNVAGFWNSLIGFVDHAMANGFISPARREQLLVATDIGDAIDQLANAANGAKQGMTW; encoded by the coding sequence ATGCGAAGACTGGCCGTGTATTGCGGTTCGAATGCAGGCGTGGAACCGCGATTTGCGGAGGCGGCGAAGGCGCTGGGCAGGGAAATGGCCGCGCGCGATATCGGCCTTGTCTATGGCGGCGGACGTCTCGGCCTGATGGGCATGGTCGCCGATGCCGTGCTCGAGGCGCATGGCGAGGCGCATGGCGTGATCCCCGAGGCGCTCGTCGATCTCGAGGTCGCGCATCAGGGCCTGACCGAACTGCATATTGTCACCTCCATGCACGAACGCAAAGCGAAGATGACCGATCTGTGCGACGGTTTCGTGGCGCTGCCAGGCGGTATCGGCACCCTGGACGAACTGTTCGAGGCCTGGTCCTGGAACGCGCTCGGCTATCACGCCAAGCCCTTCCTCCTGCTCAACGTCGCCGGTTTCTGGAACTCGCTGATCGGTTTTGTCGACCATGCCATGGCCAATGGCTTCATCTCGCCCGCCCGGCGGGAGCAACTGCTCGTCGCGACCGATATCGGCGATGCGATCGACCAGCTCGCCAATGCCGCAAACGGCGCCAAACAGGGGATGACCTGGTAG
- a CDS encoding flavin monoamine oxidase family protein, translating to MSALTRRNLLRASAAAMIAPALLGTARRADETADVLVLGAGLAGLYTALQLAEAGASVLVLEARDRPGGRIRTLFDLPGRPEAGGTQLSSNYRRFVGLAERFDIPLIEDSPMQRGGAPELYIALRGATILPDRWAGHALNPFDGPLAGLPPWALPFAAMGCENPLPNVASWRDPAFAGWDRSVADHLGWTSDQLRLGFGINPGYGASAYSQSALMWFQILKAIAEPDGRLLTVENGNQRVPDAMAEALGDRVRYGAAARSIASGTDGVEVRTMDGGRYRARHAVVTLPTSALRTVAIDPAPPRVQQRGIRSLPYNRVVRAYFVPGRRFWEEDGLPPSIWSDSYAGRVFALRGGGGSEITMMQSFITGPAAERLDRMPQAEAMGLVQAEIERIRPAAAGALRPAGYVSWGNDPYAGGAYACWAPGQITGFADALARPHGRLSFAGEHTAIRARGIEGALESADRAAREALAAL from the coding sequence ATGAGCGCGCTGACGCGCCGGAACCTCCTCCGCGCGTCCGCCGCCGCCATGATCGCACCCGCTTTGCTCGGTACCGCGCGCCGGGCTGACGAGACCGCGGACGTGCTCGTGCTCGGCGCGGGGCTGGCCGGTCTCTATACCGCCCTGCAGCTTGCCGAGGCTGGCGCGTCGGTTCTCGTCCTCGAAGCGCGCGACCGCCCGGGCGGGCGGATCCGGACGCTTTTCGATCTGCCGGGTCGGCCCGAAGCCGGCGGTACGCAACTGAGTTCCAACTATCGCCGGTTCGTCGGCCTGGCCGAGCGGTTCGACATCCCGCTGATCGAGGACTCCCCAATGCAACGGGGCGGCGCGCCCGAACTCTATATCGCGCTCCGGGGCGCGACGATCCTGCCCGATCGATGGGCCGGCCATGCGCTGAACCCGTTCGACGGTCCGCTCGCCGGCTTGCCGCCCTGGGCGCTGCCCTTCGCGGCGATGGGCTGCGAAAACCCGCTGCCCAACGTGGCGAGCTGGCGCGATCCGGCCTTCGCCGGATGGGACCGGTCGGTCGCCGACCATCTCGGCTGGACCAGCGACCAGCTGCGTCTCGGTTTCGGGATCAACCCCGGCTATGGCGCATCGGCCTACAGCCAGTCGGCGCTGATGTGGTTCCAGATCCTGAAGGCGATCGCCGAGCCGGACGGGCGTTTGCTGACCGTGGAGAATGGCAATCAGCGCGTCCCCGATGCGATGGCGGAGGCGCTGGGCGACCGGGTGCGCTACGGCGCGGCGGCCCGCAGCATTGCCAGCGGCACCGACGGCGTCGAGGTCCGGACCATGGATGGCGGTCGCTATCGCGCGCGCCATGCCGTGGTCACGCTGCCGACCAGCGCGCTCAGGACGGTTGCTATCGATCCCGCCCCGCCGCGCGTGCAGCAGCGCGGTATTCGCAGCCTGCCCTATAACCGCGTTGTGCGCGCCTATTTCGTGCCCGGGCGGCGCTTCTGGGAAGAGGACGGCCTGCCGCCCTCGATCTGGAGCGACAGCTATGCGGGCCGCGTCTTCGCGTTGCGCGGTGGCGGGGGCAGCGAGATCACGATGATGCAGAGCTTCATCACGGGCCCTGCGGCCGAACGGCTGGACCGGATGCCGCAGGCCGAAGCGATGGGCCTTGTCCAGGCGGAAATCGAGCGCATCCGACCGGCCGCGGCGGGCGCGCTCCGGCCCGCCGGCTATGTCAGCTGGGGTAACGATCCCTATGCGGGCGGCGCTTATGCCTGCTGGGCGCCGGGACAGATTACCGGTTTCGCCGATGCGCTGGCGCGGCCGCACGGCAGGCTCAGCTTTGCCGGCGAACATACCGCCATCCGCGCGCGCGGGATCGAAGGGGCGCTGGAGTCCGCGGATCGCGCGGCACGGGAGGCGTTGGCGGCTTTATAG
- a CDS encoding adenosine kinase encodes MHDTDYDVLAIGDAVVDVIAPTDDALLAEEGLRKGSMRVLDRDGAERLYERMGPAQEMSGGSAANSMAGIAALGGRAAFVGQIGSDQLGTIFAHDIRAQGVAFDTPALDGDVTTGRCLILVTPDAQRTMNTYRGASEHLSVDAIDPAQVAKAAILYLEAYLWDHDAPRVAMKKAADMAHDASRPVAFTLSDIACIGRHRPDFVELVGSGRIDILFGNEDEARALARHDDLDDAIAALAGHVDLCVITRGADGAIAVGRGERVAVPAVPPRALVDTTGAGDLFAAGFLAGHAWGRPLEASLALGAAAAAEVIADYGARPLGQLRHLAAD; translated from the coding sequence TTGCACGATACGGATTATGATGTCCTGGCGATCGGCGATGCGGTCGTCGACGTGATCGCGCCCACCGACGACGCGCTGCTCGCCGAAGAAGGGTTGCGCAAGGGGTCGATGCGCGTGCTCGACCGTGACGGGGCCGAACGGCTCTACGAGCGGATGGGGCCGGCGCAGGAAATGAGCGGCGGTTCGGCGGCGAACAGCATGGCCGGGATCGCGGCGCTTGGCGGCCGCGCGGCCTTTGTCGGCCAGATCGGCTCGGATCAGCTCGGTACGATCTTCGCGCACGATATCCGCGCTCAGGGCGTCGCCTTCGATACCCCCGCGCTCGACGGCGACGTCACGACCGGCCGCTGCCTGATCCTCGTGACGCCCGATGCCCAGCGCACGATGAACACCTATCGCGGCGCGTCCGAACATCTGTCGGTCGACGCGATCGATCCGGCGCAGGTCGCAAAAGCCGCGATCCTCTATCTCGAAGCCTATCTCTGGGATCACGACGCACCGCGCGTGGCGATGAAAAAGGCCGCGGACATGGCGCATGACGCGAGCCGCCCCGTGGCGTTCACCCTGTCCGACATCGCGTGCATCGGCCGCCACCGCCCCGATTTCGTCGAACTGGTGGGAAGCGGACGGATCGACATACTGTTCGGCAACGAGGACGAAGCCCGCGCGCTGGCGCGGCACGACGATCTCGACGATGCGATCGCCGCGCTCGCCGGCCATGTCGATCTGTGCGTGATTACGCGCGGCGCCGACGGCGCGATAGCGGTTGGCCGCGGCGAACGGGTCGCGGTTCCGGCGGTTCCGCCGCGCGCACTGGTCGATACGACGGGCGCGGGCGACCTGTTCGCCGCGGGCTTTCTCGCCGGCCATGCCTGGGGCCGGCCGCTCGAAGCCAGCCTCGCGCTCGGCGCGGCCGCCGCGGCCGAGGTCATCGCCGATTATGGCGCGCGCCCGCTCGGCCAGCTCCGGCATCTCGCCGCCGATTGA
- a CDS encoding cytidine deaminase, with protein MSGKRHTQAELVALARDAAIRAHAPYSGFSVGCAVETEDGTVATGSNMENACYRLGVCAEISALTAAQQAFGLDRIRRIAVAGGHIGEDGTLTGAQTVTPCGGCRQSIAEARDLSGVDIEVISASGDGTDASVQTISELLPASFGPDNLDDAER; from the coding sequence ATGAGCGGAAAGCGACACACACAGGCGGAGCTGGTCGCGCTGGCGCGCGACGCGGCGATCCGGGCCCATGCGCCCTATTCGGGCTTTTCGGTCGGGTGCGCCGTCGAAACCGAGGACGGCACGGTCGCGACCGGCAGCAACATGGAAAATGCCTGCTACCGGCTCGGCGTCTGCGCGGAGATATCGGCCCTGACGGCCGCGCAACAGGCGTTCGGGCTCGACAGGATCCGGCGCATCGCGGTGGCGGGCGGCCATATCGGCGAAGACGGCACGCTGACGGGCGCGCAGACGGTGACGCCGTGCGGCGGATGCCGCCAGTCGATCGCCGAAGCGCGCGACCTGTCGGGCGTCGATATCGAGGTGATCTCCGCCTCGGGCGATGGAACGGACGCAAGCGTGCAGACGATTTCCGAATTGCTGCCCGCCAGTTTCGGCCCGGACAATTTGGACGATGCCGAGCGCTAG
- a CDS encoding NupC/NupG family nucleoside CNT transporter — translation MDGPDILMSFAGIAVILLLAVLLSSNRRAIRLRVVLAAFGLQAGIAVLVLYSDWGRAAIGGMARGVSNLLGYAQEGTTFIFGPMANPEIGGTSFAIAALPVIIFFASLVSILYYLGVMQFVIKWVGGAIQKVTGITKVESLCAAANIFVGQSESPLVIRPYLANLTPSQLFTVMSVGMAGVAGTILAAYAAMGIQIDYLLAAAFMSAPGGILMAKIIMPDRPEDLETEPTVPVDVEYEEEKPVNVIMAASMGAQTGVRIAVMVGAMVLSFVALVALANGLLGGIGGWFGYSELSFQQLVGYVFAPIMYLIGVPWDEALAAGGLFGTKVVLNEFVAFIALGAGEGGLSERSVAIVTFALCGFANLLSIAIQMAVTGGLAPNQRPVIARLGLKALAAGSLANLMSAALAGLLLS, via the coding sequence ATGGACGGTCCCGATATCCTGATGAGCTTCGCCGGGATCGCGGTCATCCTGCTGCTCGCGGTCTTGCTTTCCTCCAACCGGCGGGCGATCCGGTTGCGGGTCGTTCTCGCGGCGTTCGGTCTGCAGGCGGGTATCGCGGTTTTGGTTCTTTACAGCGATTGGGGACGCGCCGCGATCGGCGGGATGGCGCGCGGTGTGTCCAATCTTCTCGGCTATGCGCAGGAGGGGACGACCTTCATCTTCGGCCCAATGGCGAACCCGGAGATCGGCGGGACCAGCTTTGCGATCGCCGCACTGCCGGTCATCATCTTTTTCGCCTCGCTCGTGTCGATCCTTTATTATCTGGGCGTGATGCAGTTTGTCATCAAATGGGTCGGCGGCGCGATCCAGAAGGTGACGGGCATCACCAAGGTCGAGTCGCTTTGCGCGGCGGCCAACATCTTCGTCGGCCAGTCGGAATCGCCGCTGGTTATCCGGCCCTATCTGGCAAACCTTACACCCTCTCAGCTGTTCACGGTGATGAGCGTCGGCATGGCCGGTGTCGCGGGGACGATCCTTGCTGCCTATGCCGCAATGGGCATCCAGATCGATTATCTGCTCGCCGCCGCCTTCATGTCCGCGCCGGGCGGCATCCTGATGGCGAAGATCATCATGCCGGATAGGCCTGAAGATCTCGAAACCGAACCGACCGTGCCCGTCGACGTGGAATATGAGGAGGAAAAGCCGGTCAACGTTATCATGGCTGCGTCCATGGGGGCGCAGACAGGCGTCCGCATCGCGGTGATGGTCGGCGCGATGGTGCTGTCCTTCGTTGCGCTGGTCGCACTGGCCAACGGGCTGCTGGGCGGCATCGGTGGGTGGTTCGGCTATTCGGAGCTCAGCTTCCAGCAGCTTGTCGGCTACGTCTTCGCGCCGATCATGTATCTGATCGGCGTGCCGTGGGACGAGGCCCTGGCGGCCGGCGGCCTGTTCGGCACCAAGGTTGTGCTCAACGAATTCGTCGCCTTCATCGCGCTCGGTGCCGGCGAAGGCGGTTTGTCGGAGCGCAGCGTCGCGATCGTCACCTTTGCGCTGTGCGGTTTCGCCAATCTGCTGTCGATCGCGATCCAGATGGCGGTGACCGGCGGCCTCGCGCCCAACCAGCGGCCCGTCATCGCGAGGCTCGGCCTCAAGGCGCTGGCCGCGGGGTCGCTCGCCAACCTGATGAGCGCGGCGCTTGCAGGGCTCTTGCTTAGCTGA
- a CDS encoding TonB-dependent receptor, which translates to MVAIKRVFKLSLSGAAMGAALVSAPAMAQADGDAAQVDPAGLGVIVVTAQRREENVQDIPIAISSFSPDELQSRGIGNTLELGEFIPNLIAQNNTGLGASNAYFLRGIGNTESIATFDPPIGTYVDQVYLARQNGNNLSLFDVERVEVLRGPQGTLFGRNTTGGAISIVLREPGDEFGGFTEIGYGRFDRILVRGSMDIPVGDNVAFKVSGYYQNDDGYVENITTGDTLNDNDGFGARIAMRLSTDIAEWNIAYARITNDGENILNFPCRAIDPATPTDCDTRFATTGSTEASAGPVPGISGRKANYGLGSQSDMDLITSNLELELGDDISVAFITGYTNLVQQFNLDFFDGRFGPSPANPFPAVIGSPFGGFNIFNDQENTQITQEVRFNGSLADGLIDFVAGGYYFYEDTSTDFADLFGAVGFPFLLADRVIDNDAEAFALYGQADVHVTDQITLTAGLRWTDEEKNFQIRDNRPICNGDQSAPGCLSNFNLVATNGTPIPDSQSVSIFTPRFAVTYEPNDDLLFFVSATRGFKSGGWNARGTAGSELLPFGPETTWSYEAGFRSEFWDNRARLNVTAYYADTTGLQTPSAFVRGNGTIAFITRNFADYENYGIEAELTLAPADGLNIFASLGWQDDQYNIDRNADPVDEFGVTSVAAQQAQCQAALAANMASAACGAGIVTLDGRIAEPVRTPDWSIAGGVSYEVPIGDNWTITPAVNAAYRSSFETGTSNVTVYQSAPGTFNTTGNGDFVIGSFNDGYFVVNAGITLAEVDDGLQLSVTCTNCFSEDYNSSTLANTTYYNAPGTWLVSARYDF; encoded by the coding sequence ATGGTCGCCATCAAGAGGGTCTTTAAACTATCATTATCCGGTGCGGCGATGGGCGCCGCGCTGGTTTCGGCGCCGGCAATGGCGCAGGCCGACGGGGATGCGGCCCAGGTCGATCCGGCCGGTCTCGGCGTCATCGTCGTCACCGCGCAGCGGCGCGAGGAAAACGTCCAGGACATTCCGATCGCGATTTCGTCCTTCTCGCCGGACGAACTCCAGTCGCGCGGCATCGGCAACACGCTCGAGCTGGGCGAGTTCATTCCGAACCTCATCGCGCAGAACAATACGGGTCTCGGCGCGTCGAACGCCTACTTTCTGCGCGGTATCGGCAATACGGAATCGATTGCCACCTTCGACCCCCCGATCGGCACCTATGTCGATCAGGTCTATCTCGCGCGCCAGAACGGCAACAATCTGAGCCTGTTCGATGTCGAGCGCGTCGAGGTGCTGCGCGGTCCGCAGGGCACCCTGTTCGGACGCAACACGACGGGCGGCGCGATCAGCATCGTCCTGCGCGAGCCGGGCGACGAGTTCGGCGGTTTTACCGAGATCGGCTATGGCCGGTTCGACCGTATCCTGGTGCGCGGTTCGATGGACATTCCCGTCGGCGACAATGTCGCGTTCAAGGTCAGCGGCTATTATCAGAATGACGACGGCTACGTCGAAAACATCACGACCGGCGATACGCTGAACGACAATGACGGCTTCGGCGCGCGGATCGCGATGCGGCTTTCGACCGATATCGCCGAATGGAATATCGCCTATGCGCGGATCACCAATGACGGCGAGAATATCCTGAACTTCCCGTGCCGCGCGATCGATCCGGCAACCCCGACCGATTGCGACACGCGGTTCGCCACCACGGGTTCGACCGAGGCGAGCGCCGGTCCGGTGCCCGGCATTTCGGGGCGCAAGGCCAATTACGGCCTCGGCAGCCAATCCGACATGGATCTCATCACGTCGAACCTCGAACTCGAACTGGGGGACGATATCTCGGTCGCCTTCATCACCGGCTATACGAACCTCGTCCAGCAGTTCAATCTGGACTTTTTCGACGGCCGGTTCGGGCCCAGCCCGGCCAATCCGTTCCCGGCGGTGATCGGATCGCCCTTCGGCGGCTTCAACATCTTCAACGATCAGGAAAACACCCAGATCACACAGGAGGTCCGGTTCAACGGATCGCTTGCCGACGGCCTGATCGATTTCGTCGCGGGCGGCTATTATTTCTACGAGGATACGAGCACCGATTTCGCCGACCTGTTCGGCGCGGTGGGCTTTCCCTTCCTGCTCGCCGACCGCGTGATCGACAATGATGCCGAGGCCTTCGCGCTCTACGGACAGGCGGACGTCCATGTCACCGACCAGATCACGCTGACGGCGGGCCTGCGCTGGACCGACGAGGAGAAGAACTTCCAGATCCGCGACAATCGCCCGATCTGCAACGGCGATCAGTCGGCCCCGGGCTGTCTGAGCAATTTCAACCTCGTCGCGACGAACGGCACGCCGATCCCCGACTCCCAGTCGGTCAGCATCTTCACGCCGCGCTTCGCGGTGACCTATGAGCCGAACGACGATCTGCTGTTCTTCGTTTCGGCGACGCGCGGCTTCAAGTCCGGCGGCTGGAATGCGCGCGGCACGGCGGGCTCCGAACTGCTGCCGTTCGGCCCGGAAACGACCTGGAGCTATGAAGCGGGCTTCCGCAGCGAATTCTGGGACAACCGGGCGCGCCTCAACGTGACGGCCTATTATGCCGATACGACGGGACTCCAGACGCCGTCGGCCTTCGTCCGGGGCAACGGGACCATCGCCTTCATCACCCGCAACTTCGCCGATTACGAGAATTACGGCATCGAGGCGGAACTGACGCTGGCTCCGGCTGACGGGCTCAATATCTTTGCGAGCCTTGGCTGGCAGGATGATCAGTACAATATCGATCGCAACGCCGATCCGGTCGACGAGTTCGGCGTGACCTCGGTCGCGGCGCAACAGGCGCAGTGCCAGGCGGCGCTTGCCGCGAACATGGCGTCGGCGGCCTGCGGTGCCGGCATCGTGACCCTGGACGGCCGGATCGCCGAACCCGTTCGGACGCCCGACTGGTCGATCGCCGGCGGCGTCAGCTACGAAGTGCCGATCGGCGACAACTGGACGATCACGCCAGCGGTCAATGCCGCCTATCGCTCATCCTTCGAGACGGGGACGAGCAATGTCACCGTCTACCAGTCGGCGCCGGGCACGTTCAACACGACCGGGAACGGCGATTTTGTGATCGGCTCGTTCAACGACGGCTATTTCGTCGTCAATGCCGGGATCACCCTGGCCGAGGTGGACGACGGACTGCAATTGTCGGTCACCTGCACGAACTGCTTCAGCGAAGATTACAATTCGTCGACCTTGGCGAACACGACCTATTACAACGCGCCGGGCACCTGGCTGGTCAGCGCCCGGTACGACTTCTAG
- a CDS encoding LysR family transcriptional regulator encodes MGDSRLRTRFIKPSMDPKKLQHFLAVYDLRHFGRAATGNGVTQQAISKSVKKLEEQLGVELFERGPYGPAPTIFAHSLARRAKVILSEARLAAAELSALRGAEEGYVRAGFGWSFVSRIAPQTVLRYRRRRPNIKVSLSTGASDKLFDRLLNGEVEFVASCPLPDFTVDPLLEAETLFGDVDVIVMRHDHPLAHRPDVTLADLSEQTWATSGTLGERWRKICATFLAAGVEPPVNTIDMDSVGIAKAMIAQSDCIALLSTELVINETMAGQFHTLRRTEFPSARTAMLVTRRSSALQPAAQALVHDLLEVTNALRPGTPEL; translated from the coding sequence ATGGGCGACAGCCGTCTGCGTACGCGGTTCATCAAACCGTCGATGGATCCGAAAAAACTCCAGCATTTCCTGGCGGTCTACGATCTGCGCCATTTCGGCCGCGCGGCGACCGGCAATGGCGTGACGCAGCAGGCGATTTCGAAGAGCGTCAAGAAGCTGGAGGAGCAGCTCGGCGTCGAGCTGTTCGAGCGTGGCCCCTATGGCCCCGCGCCGACGATCTTCGCCCATTCGCTGGCCCGCCGGGCCAAGGTAATCCTGTCCGAAGCGCGGCTCGCCGCGGCCGAACTGAGCGCGCTGCGCGGCGCCGAGGAGGGCTATGTCCGCGCCGGTTTCGGCTGGTCTTTTGTGTCGCGGATCGCGCCCCAGACGGTCTTGCGGTACCGTCGCCGCCGCCCGAACATCAAGGTCAGCCTGTCGACGGGCGCTTCGGACAAATTGTTCGACCGGCTGTTGAACGGGGAGGTGGAATTCGTTGCCAGCTGCCCGCTTCCGGATTTTACCGTCGATCCGCTGCTGGAGGCCGAGACGCTGTTCGGCGATGTCGACGTCATCGTGATGCGGCACGATCATCCGCTTGCGCACAGGCCGGACGTCACGCTGGCCGACCTCTCCGAGCAGACCTGGGCGACGTCGGGTACGTTGGGCGAGCGCTGGCGGAAGATCTGCGCGACCTTCCTCGCCGCGGGCGTCGAACCGCCGGTCAATACGATAGACATGGACTCGGTGGGTATCGCCAAGGCGATGATCGCGCAGAGCGATTGTATCGCCCTGCTCTCGACCGAGCTGGTGATCAACGAAACCATGGCCGGCCAGTTCCATACGCTGCGCCGGACGGAGTTCCCCTCGGCGCGCACGGCCATGCTCGTGACGCGGCGGAGTTCCGCCTTGCAGCCCGCCGCGCAGGCGCTGGTTCACGATCTGCTCGAGGTGACCAACGCGCTGCGGCCGGGAACGCCGGAACTCTAG